tggcggagtggcgtcggcgccacccggaggacgtcgccaatGAGGAAGCTTTCTGGGCAAGGCGCCGCACGGAGCGGTTGGATAGGCGTCAGCGGAAGGCCCTGGCGTTATCGCAATGCGAAATCATTGAAAATGATGGGAGTCGATCTTTTCGTCTAATGATGACCGTTGAGAAGACAtgtggctcgatacctcggacCAGACCAGCGAGGATGCATGGcgatgatgatgataatgacgACGACTGGGAGTAGGCTGTAGTTGCACTATGTAGTTGCACTatctagtagttttttttaatctttGCACCATagttttttatctatctatgctatgaaactatgtaaaatatctatgtatcTTTTTGATCTATAAATTTTATTTatcgttttattaaaaaaaatgtaCGCAATGTttagcgcgcgctgcattttagggCGGCCGCTGAAGCTACGCGCGCGCTtagtttagcgcggctgctggagccagcactGCCGGCCGTGCCAAACCAAACGAAGGGCACGCGGCAAATGagtttttagcgcgcggcgcgtTGTGTGGTTGTTAGAGATGCTCTTACTAAACTAGATCCTGTGAATTGTATGCTACACTTCTTTTTTGTGAGGGAGGTGCTACACTACATAGACAGTCCTCATAAATAATGCATTTTCTACAGGGCAGCCTGCCACTTTACTTTATCCTTGTTGCCTGTCTCGCGGCATGCATACACACATAATGAAATGCAGACTGCGTGTGAATGAACTGCAACATGCAGGATATATCTGGTCTTACGTGGCCAGATCTCCGGGGCAAAACCACCCTCATTGACTTGCATCGTACACACGGAATGCCTTTTATTTAGAAGTATCCGACATACGCAAACGGGCAATGGTACACCTACGAATGGTTTAACGTAATTGTTACGTAATTAGACAGCTGGCAGGTTATAATTGGAGTTAGAGAGAAGGCGGGCCCCACCCCACTTAAAAATGGGGGTGGGGGGAAGTATTGATGGAAGGTTATGTAAGAGGTTTACGTTAGTCTTCGTATGTGTAGGATTATCGTACACAAACTGTTCAATGATGACAACGACAGAAGAATGGAAAATGCAGAGGTACGATTACGACGGAATGGCTGCTCTGCAGTCTGCACCGCGACCTCTATATAAACCAGCCCGGTCTAGGAAGACAAGGAACATAGTCACATATACCTAGCTTAGCTTCTGACCCCTGTATCGACCAATCGATCCTAGATTACTAGCGGAGGAGCTCGCCGTCGAGGGAAAATATATCTGTGATGGGGAGGTCGCCGTGCTGTTGCCACGACGCGGGAGTGAAGAAAGGGCCATGGACGGAGGAGGAGGACAAGACGCTGGTAGAGCACATCCAGAAGCGCGGCGGGCACGTCGGCAGCTGGCGCGGCCTGCCCAAGGCCGCCGGGCTGAACCGCTGCGGCAAGAGCTGCCGCCTCCGGTGGACCAATTACCTCCGTCCCGACATCAAGCGCGGCAACTTCTCCGacgaggaggagcgcctcatcatCGCCCTCCACGCCGGCCTCGGCAACAGGTACGTGGCCCACCTGTCCACGTCCAGTCCAACTACTCCACACACATACCACCCTACACAGCTCTTAACCGCCATGCACTGTCAATTTCTTCACCGTTGGCTTTTGCACAGTTGTTAGTCTTGAGGTGACACTGACATGCATTGATAATTATTTGGTGGGCGTTAGGTGGGCGACGATCGCGACGCACCTGGAGGGCCGGACGGACAACGAGATCAAGAACTACTGGAACACGCACATCCGCAAGAAGCTCATGCGCATGGGCGTCGACCCCGTCACGCACCAGCAGCTGCCACCCGACCACCACCTTGACGGCACCTCCGCCTCGCTCATGCCCGAGGGGCTCCTCTGGGCGGCGGTGGCCGCGAGCCTCGCAGGCCTCGACACCGGCGCACTCAGGCAGGCGCAGCTTCTGCAGCAGCTCCTCCAGAGCATAGGCTCCAACAACGACGCAACCAACCTCATCGCCAACCTAGCTGCCGCAAACTCAGTGCTGAACTCAAGCAGCAGCGTTGTTCCAAGCCACCTGCTCCAGGACCAACTGAACATGTTGTCTGGGGCGAACTGCATGCAGCCTGGTTACCTCTGCAACACCTCCAATTTTACAGGGCAAGACGTGGTGCAGAGGCAGCTGATCAATGACATGTCTCCTGGAACGAGCTCCTTTGCAGCAGCTGAACCAGCGGATCATCTCTGCAACACTACTGCTGCATTCGCATCTCATGATGTTGCACCAGCGGTTGACATGCTGCCGGTGCAGGAGTTGGCCGGCTTGATGGAGCCCATGGAACTACAACTACCCAATCTATGCTCTCTGGAGAGCGATTCTTTCTGGAAGGAGCTACTTGACGACGGCTACCGTCTATAGCTTCTTTCTCTATATCGAAATAGATGTGTGTTGTTGTATGATAGTTCTGTACATAACCTATAACGTTTGAACTTCATGCAACCAGGCCTGATACATGCAGATGCAGTGTTAGATCCATCATAGAGGTCTAGCTGAGATGATAAAACATGCATTGATTTGTTTGTGTGTTTATTATGATTTTTGCAATAGATTTGATTTTTGTCAGTGTAGTTGAAGGTTGTCAATTGCTGATTTGATGTGAATCGTGATGTATACTTTCCAACTTtagttaaaaaaaattaaaaaagaggaTTACTCTCTGCCTCTGCATCAAGCGATGCACATAACCAAACAATTAACATGTTTCCAATCGGCAACTATAGTGAGATTGCAGACAACTCAAAACGCATAGGCTAGCTATCTTGCACAACGGTATGGACAACGTAAACACTTCATCACAATTACCACGGTGCTTACTAGATGGCACGCGATTAGTGGGGCCTTAAAGAAATAGCCGTGGGATGCTATACTCTCTTTATTCTTTTTTATAAGATGCATGTATCGATTTTTTTAACTCAAACCTTTctactttgatcaagtttataagAATTCGACATCTACAACACCAGCTCGATTTGGATTGCtcatgaaatactccctccgtttctttttagtccgcatataactTTTGTCTGAAATCAAAGTATCTTTACTTTGACCAAAGTTAtataaaaaagtatcaacatttacAAGGCCAAAGGGATATCTTTAGATTCATTATggaatgtagtttcatattatgcatatttgatattgtagatgttgatatttttttatacAAATTTGGTCAAAGTTGGTGAAGTTTGACTCAgcacaaatcttatatgcggagtaaaaaggaacggagggagtatatttttcaTATTTTAGTTATTAGTATTGTTGATATGgatttttttctataaatttggtcaaacatagAAATGTTTGACTATttaggccggggggggggggggggggggggggggcttacttGTTTTATAGAGACAACGTGAGCGTTGCTATCCACGAGCAATTTTATGAAAGGTTGAATAAACTTCATTTTGAACTAGATACTTGTACCAAAGTACAACCATATTTAGCACAAACAAAACCATTTCTAATCACACTTAATGGTTGAGGTTGCTCTGACATGATGGCCACTCTAAAATTGAAGCTTATATGGTACTAGGACGTGTTAAGTGTAGAGCGGGTAAAGCCTAAACCTTACCCAGTCGAGTTAGTTACAAGTGTCTCGTGTATCACTTGTATCGCGCTATTTTGACTCTACTTACATGGACATGAGAGAACCAAGTGCAAACTCAGCCCTAAGAAAAGGCAACAATTTGACATGGAGTGTAGTTGGTCCAAGCATCCTCGCCACATTGGATGGTAAGTGTACCCATACTATCAGGTCCTGGCCGGTCACACAAATGTGTTTGAAAAATATAGCAGTAATTATTTATGCTAATTCTTATTCAAAGTTTCATGGGAAGTAAAAGATGCTTCAACACACCATTGTGTCACAAATGTGCAATTCATTTCGTTGAACTCCTCCCTCTATCCCCAAATAAGTGGCATATAAATCGGATATTGCTTGGCTCTAGGGAGTATATGCTCCTGCGCACCAAAAATGTATTTTGCCAAGGTCAATTTTTTGCAAATTTGTAGGGGGGAAAGCTTAAAGCATGTTGACCTGTGCACAAGAAAACAAGTTGAACGACAAATAGTACCTCCAAATGTTGCACTTAATTTTGTTGTTTTTCTCTTCACCGACGAAACACTGCTATCTCCTTTCGCATGAAAATTGGCAAGCACGCTTGTTACACTAACACGATCATCtacaaaaaaatcataattttaaaTTTTATTACTTTTCTTAAATTTACTATTCACCAGGGAGCATATATTCTATTAAAAAGTCAGTTAATTTAtatgtttgaccaaatatatagaaGAAAATATCAGCATCTACAATATTGAATAATATATTATGGAAATATATCTAATGTTGGATATATTGatattgtttttgttttcttataTTCATATTTTTCTATATATTCTTGGTAAAACTTAGAAAGCGTTGACTCTTTGACTCATTTTATACGCCACCTATTTGGCgaggaaggaaatatgccctagaggcaataataaaatggttattgttatatttctttgttcatgctataattgtgttatccggaaatcgtaatatatctgtgaatacatagaccacaacacgtccctagtgagcctctagttgactagctcgttgatcaaaagatagtcatggtttcctgactatggacattggatgtcattgataacgggatcacatcattaggagaatgatgtgatggacaagacccaatcctaagcatagctcaaagatcgtgtagttcgttttctatagcttttccgaatgtcaagtatcatttccttagaccattagattgtgcaactcccggataccataggagtgctttgggtgtgccaaacgtcacaacataactgggtgactataaaggtacactacaggtatctctgaaagtgtctgttgggttggcacgaatcgagactgggatttatcactccgaatgacggagaggtatctctgggcccactcggtaatgcatcatcataatgagctcaatgtgaccaagtggttgatcacgggatcatgcattacggtacgagtaaagtgacttgccggtaacgagattgaatgaggtattgggataccgacgatcgagtctcgggcaagtaacgtactgattgacaaagggaattgtatacggattgattgaatcctcgacatcgtggttcatccgatgagatcatcgaggagcatgtgggagccaacatgggtattcagatcccgttgttggttattgaccggagagtcgtctcggtcatgtctgcgtgtctcccgaacccgtagggtctacacacttaaggttcggtgacgctagggttgttgagatattagtatacggtaacccgaaagttgttcggagtcccgatgagatcccggacgtcacgaggagttccggaatggtccggaggtgaagatttatatataggaagtcaagtttcggccatcgggaaggtttcgggggtaatcggtattgtactgggaccaccgaaagggtcccgggggtccaccgggtcggggccacctatcccggagggccccaagggctaaagtgggaggggaaccagcccctagtgggctggtgcgccccccatgggcctccccctgcgcctagggttggaaaccctaggggtgggggcgccccactttgcttggggggcactccacccccttggccaccgcccccccttggagatccaatctcctagggctggcgcccccccccccccgtaggggtcatatatatagtggggggggcagccgcaccctagcccctggcgcctccctctccctcccgtgacactcctccctctccctgagcttggcgaagccctaccgagatcactgttgcttccaccaccacgccgtcgtgctactggatcttcatcaacctctccttcccccttgctagatcaagttggagtagacgtcttcccaaccgtacgtgtgttgaatgcggaggtgccgtccgttcggcgctaggtcatcatcggtgatttggatcacgacgagtacgactccatcaaccccgttctcttgaacgcttccacacgcgatctacaagggcatgtagatgcactcctctctccctcgttgctatatgactccatagattgatcttggtgatgcgtagaaaattttaaaattctgctacgttcaccaatagtggcatcatgagctaggtctatgcgtagttactatgcacgagtagaacacaaagcagttgtgggcatggatattgtcaatttgtttatcgttactagtcttatcttgattcggcggcatcgtgggatgaagcgtcccggaccgaccttacacgtacgcttacgtgagactagttccaccgattgacatgcactagttgcataaggtggctagcgggtgtctgtctctcccactttagtcggatcggattcgatgaaaagggtccttatgaagggtaaatagaaattggcatatcacgttgtggttttggcgtaggtaagaaacgttcttgctagaaacctatagcagccacataaaaaacttgcaacaacaattagaggacgtctaacttgtttttgcagcatgtgtcgtgtgatgtgatatggccaaaaggatgtgatgaataatatatgtgatgtatgagattgatcatgttcttgtaataggaatcacgacttgcatgtcgatgagtatgacaaccggcaggagccataggagttgtctttatttatttatgacatgcatgtcaacataaacgtcatgtaactactttactttattgctaaagtgttagccatagtagtagaagtaatggatgacgagacaacttcaagaagacacgatgatggagatcatgatgatggagatcatggtgtcatgccggtgacaacgatgatcatgaagccccgaagatggagatcaaaaggagcaaatgatattggccatatcatgtcactatttgattgcatgtgatgtttatcatgttttgcatcttatttgcttagaacgacggtagcttaaataagatgatccctcgtaataatttcaagaaagtgttccccctaactgtgcaccgttgcgaaggttcgttgtttcgaagcaccacgtgatgatcgggtgtgatagattctaacgttcgaatacaacgggtgtaagccagatttacacacgcaatacacttaggttgacttgacgagcctagcatgtacagacatggcctcggaacacgaaagaccgaaaggtcgagcatgagtcgtatagaagatacgatcaacatgaagatgttcaccgatgttgactagtccgtctcacgtgatgatcggacacggcctagttaactcggatcatgtttcacttagataactagagggatgtctatctgagtgggagttcattgaataatttgattagatgaacttaattatcatgaacttagtctaaaatctttacactatgtcttgtagatcaaatggcccacgctaatgttgccctcaacttcaacgcgttcctagagaaaaccaagctgaaagatgatggcagcaactatatggactgggtccggaacctgaggatcatcctcatagctgccaagaaagattatgtcctagaagcaccgctaggtgacgcacccatcccaaagaaccaagacgttatgaacgcttggcagtcacgtgctgatgattactccctcgttcagtgcggcatgctttacagcttaggaccggggcttcaaaagcgttttgagagacacggagatatgagatgttcgaagagctgaaaatggttttccaagctcatgcccgggtcgagagatatgaagtctccaacaagttcttcagttgtaagatggaggaaaatagttctgtcagtgagcacatactcaaaatgtctgggttgcataaccgcttgactcaactgggagttaatctcccggatgacgcggtcattgacagaatccttcagtcgcttccaccgagctacaagagctttgtgatgaacttcaatatgcaggggatggaaaagaccattcctgaggtatattcaatgctgaaatcaacagaggttgaaatcaaaaaggaacatcaagtgttgatggtgaataaaaccactaagttcaagaaaggcaagggtaagaagacttcaagaaggacggcaagggagttgccgcgcccggtaagcaagctgccgggaagaagccaaagaatggacccaagcccgagactgagtgtttttattgcaagggaagtggtcactggaagcggaactgccccaaatacttagcggacaagaaggccggcaacactaaaggtatatgtgatatacatgtaattgatgtgtaccttaccagtactcgtagtagctcctgggtatttgataccggtgcggttgctcacatttgtaactcaaagcaggagctgcggaataagcggagactggcgaaggacgaggtgacgatgcgcgtcgggaatggttccaaggtcgatgtgatcgccgtcggcacgctgcctctacatttacctacgggattagttttaaacctcaataattgttatttagtgccagctttgagcatgaacattgtatcaggatctcgtttaattcgagatggctactcatttaaatccgagaataatggttgttctatttatatgagagatatgttttatggtcatgctccgctggtgaatggtttattcttaatgaatctcgagcgtaatgttacacatattcatagtgtgaataccaaaagatgtaaggttgataatgatagtcccacatacttgtggcactgccgccttggtcacataggtgtcaaacgcatgaagaagctccatgcagatggacttttggagtctcttgattacgaatcatttgacacgtgcgaaccatgcctcatgggtaaaatgaccaagactccattctcaggaacaatggagtgagcaaccaacttattggaaatcatacatactgatgtgtgcggtccaatgagtgttgaggctcgcggtggctatcgttatgttctcaccctcactgatgacttgagtagatatgggtatgtctacttaatgaaacacaagtctgagacctttgaaaagttcaaggaatttcagagtgaggttgagaatcaaggtgacaagaaaatcaagttcttgcgatcagatcgtgggggagaatacttgagtcacgaatttggcacacacttaaggaaatgtggaatagtttcacaactcacgccgcctggaacacctcagcgtaatggtgtgtccgaacatcgtaatcgcactctattggatatggtgcgatctatgatgtctcttaccgatttaccgctgtcattttggggctatgctttagagactgccgcattcactttaaatagggctccgtcgaaatccgttgagacgacaccgtatgaattatggtttgggaagaagcctaagctgtcgtttctaaaattttggggatgcgatgcttatgtcaagaaacttcaacctgaaaagctcgaacccaaatcggaaaaatgcgtcttcataggataccctaaagaaactattgggtataccttctacctcagatccgaaggcaagatctttgttgccaagaatggatcctttctagagaaagagtttctctcgaaagaaataagtgggaggaaagtagaactcgatgaagtattacctcttgaaccggtaagtggcgcagctcaagaaattgttcctgaggtgcctgcaccgactagagaggaagttaatgatgatgatcatgaaacttcagatcaagttgctactgaacttcgtaggtccacaaggacacgttccgcaccagagtggtacggcaaccctgtcttggaaatcatgttgttagacaacggtgaaccttcgaactatgaagaagcaatggcgggcccagattccgacaaatggctggaagccatgaaatccgagataggatccatgtatgaaaacgaagtatggactttgactgacttgcccgatgatcggcgagccatagaaaataaatggatctttaagaagaagacagacgcggatggtaatgtaaccatctataaagctcggcttgtcgctaagggttatcgacaagttcaaggggttgactacgatgagactttctcacccgtagcgaagctgaagtccgtccgaatcatgttagcaattgccgcattctatgattatgagatatggcaaatggacgtcaaaacggcattccttaatggtttccttaaggaagaattgtatatgatgcagccggaaggttttgtcgatcctaagaatgctgacaaggtgtgcaagctccaacgctcgatttatgggctggtgcaagcatctcggagttggaacattcgttttgatgagatgatcaaagcgtttgggtttacgcagacttatggagaagcctgcatttacaagaaagtgagtgggagctctgtagcatttctcatattgtatgtggatgacatactgttgatgggaaatgatatagaattcttggaaagcataaaggcctacttgaacaagtgtttttcaatgaaggatcttggagaagctgcttacatattaggcatcaagatctatagagatagatcgagacgcctcattggtctttcacagagtacgtaccttgacaagatattgaagaagttcaatatggatcagtcaaagaaggggttcttgcctgtattgcaaggtacgagattga
The window above is part of the Triticum aestivum cultivar Chinese Spring chromosome 2A, IWGSC CS RefSeq v2.1, whole genome shotgun sequence genome. Proteins encoded here:
- the LOC123186024 gene encoding transcription factor MYB41 — translated: MGRSPCCCHDAGVKKGPWTEEEDKTLVEHIQKRGGHVGSWRGLPKAAGLNRCGKSCRLRWTNYLRPDIKRGNFSDEEERLIIALHAGLGNRWATIATHLEGRTDNEIKNYWNTHIRKKLMRMGVDPVTHQQLPPDHHLDGTSASLMPEGLLWAAVAASLAGLDTGALRQAQLLQQLLQSIGSNNDATNLIANLAAANSVLNSSSSVVPSHLLQDQLNMLSGANCMQPGYLCNTSNFTGQDVVQRQLINDMSPGTSSFAAAEPADHLCNTTAAFASHDVAPAVDMLPVQELAGLMEPMELQLPNLCSLESDSFWKELLDDGYRL